The following are encoded in a window of Coriobacteriia bacterium genomic DNA:
- the rlmH gene encoding 23S rRNA (pseudouridine(1915)-N(3))-methyltransferase RlmH has product MRITIIAVGRLKERFWAEAVDEYLKRLRSYADVRVVEVADRDPSRGGEARAVGDEGVDVLKAIRPDDHVIALDVRGRSLDSVAFSEEISRHGVEGRSSLAFVIGGSHGLAPSVLERADSRLSLGPLTLPHNLARVVLVEQLYRAFRIARGEPYHK; this is encoded by the coding sequence ATGCGTATCACCATCATCGCCGTCGGCAGGCTCAAGGAGCGGTTCTGGGCCGAGGCCGTCGACGAGTACCTCAAGCGGCTGCGATCCTACGCCGACGTGCGGGTGGTCGAAGTCGCGGATCGGGATCCGAGCCGAGGCGGCGAGGCCCGGGCGGTGGGCGACGAGGGTGTCGACGTGCTCAAAGCGATACGGCCCGACGACCACGTCATCGCGCTTGACGTGCGCGGTCGCAGCCTGGACAGCGTCGCCTTCTCCGAGGAGATTTCCCGCCACGGTGTCGAAGGACGCTCATCCCTCGCGTTTGTGATCGGTGGGTCCCACGGACTTGCCCCAAGCGTGCTGGAGCGCGCTGACAGCCGCCTGTCGCTGGGCCCCCTTACGCTGCCGCACAATCTCGCACGCGTCGTGCTCGTCGAGCAGCTGTACCGCGCCTTCCGCATCGCCCGCGGCGAGCCGTACCACAAGTGA
- a CDS encoding DUF4395 family protein: MGEFAPRCPLGGEMIDESSARINATLTCALLLVAALTPYRWVLVYLVVDFALKVFAGFARSPNCMAAGSLASWLRLKRTMADSAPKRLAASIALFMSSLGLLAASAFPAYPQVYYAVVGVFFFFAFLEAAFGFCMGCWIFALLPNRLAETFVRRATEEV; encoded by the coding sequence GTGGGGGAGTTCGCGCCACGCTGCCCCCTAGGCGGCGAGATGATCGACGAGAGTTCGGCGCGGATCAACGCCACATTGACCTGCGCGCTCTTACTCGTGGCCGCGCTGACGCCGTACCGCTGGGTGCTCGTCTACCTGGTTGTCGACTTCGCCCTCAAGGTGTTTGCCGGCTTCGCGCGTAGTCCCAACTGCATGGCAGCCGGGAGTCTTGCTTCGTGGTTGCGTCTCAAGCGCACCATGGCCGACTCTGCGCCCAAGCGTCTCGCGGCGTCGATTGCGCTCTTCATGAGCTCCCTCGGTCTGCTGGCCGCGTCCGCGTTTCCTGCCTACCCGCAGGTCTACTATGCGGTGGTCGGAGTATTCTTCTTCTTCGCATTTCTGGAGGCCGCGTTCGGCTTCTGCATGGGCTGCTGGATCTTTGCGCTGCTGCCCAATCGACTGGCCGAGACGTTCGTTCGACGTGCGACCGAGGAGGTTTGA
- the argS gene encoding arginine--tRNA ligase, giving the protein MRDAIELLVTAAVSAAIEAGELPLDGVPDAGVERPRDPSHGDWATTVALRCAKAAGMQPRQVAEIIAQRLESHEDVAAVEIAGPGFINLRLSAAALQRVLRAAREQDTALGASELGAGRRVQVEFVSANPVGPMHVGHGRWAALGDSMARLLEHSGWRVEREFYVNDAGVQMELFAQSVSARYLEMCGSDAPFPENGYHGTYIREIASEIFGEEGTCWLDSSPQAREQYFGERAYVQVLAHLKRVLHDFGVDFDVWFSERTLHEAGSDGPASAVESAISELRERGHIYDSEGAVWFRSTAFGDDKDRVLIKADGSYTYFAADIAYHKNKYDRGFDRVINIWGADHHGYVARMKAAVAALGHEGALDVVIGQLVNLFRDGEAVRMSKRTGEMVTFEELVAEVGPDAARYWFLRRSTDQQVDFDIAVAKQQSADNPVYYVQYAYARICSILRKAAGEGADADAVDAVADALIAPDTDLSALQADAELALMRKLDEFGEVVELASRELAPYKLTRYAEELAASFHQFYAQCRVVDPDAPDVTAARLFAVDATRRALRCALSLLGVSTPERM; this is encoded by the coding sequence GTGAGAGACGCTATCGAACTGCTCGTGACCGCCGCGGTTTCCGCAGCGATCGAGGCAGGCGAACTGCCGCTTGATGGTGTGCCGGATGCGGGTGTCGAGCGCCCGCGCGATCCCTCGCACGGTGACTGGGCAACGACCGTCGCCCTGCGCTGCGCCAAGGCCGCCGGCATGCAACCCCGGCAGGTTGCCGAGATCATCGCGCAGCGCCTGGAATCACATGAGGACGTTGCGGCGGTCGAGATAGCCGGCCCCGGCTTCATCAATCTGCGCTTGTCCGCCGCAGCGCTCCAGCGAGTCTTGCGGGCGGCGCGCGAGCAGGATACGGCTCTCGGTGCCAGTGAGCTTGGGGCAGGCCGCCGGGTACAGGTCGAGTTCGTGTCGGCCAATCCCGTCGGGCCGATGCACGTCGGACACGGTCGGTGGGCTGCGCTCGGAGACTCGATGGCGCGCCTCCTTGAGCACAGCGGCTGGCGCGTCGAACGCGAGTTCTACGTCAACGACGCGGGCGTGCAGATGGAGCTGTTCGCGCAGAGTGTCTCGGCGCGCTACCTCGAGATGTGCGGCAGCGATGCACCCTTCCCTGAGAACGGGTACCACGGCACCTACATCCGTGAGATTGCGAGCGAGATATTCGGCGAAGAGGGCACCTGCTGGCTCGACTCGTCACCGCAGGCCCGCGAGCAGTACTTCGGCGAGCGTGCCTACGTGCAGGTGCTCGCGCACCTCAAGCGCGTTCTGCACGACTTCGGGGTGGACTTCGACGTCTGGTTCTCCGAGCGCACGTTGCATGAGGCGGGAAGTGATGGCCCGGCCAGCGCGGTCGAATCGGCGATCTCTGAGCTGCGCGAGCGCGGCCACATCTATGACTCGGAGGGCGCCGTATGGTTCCGCTCCACGGCGTTTGGTGACGACAAGGACCGCGTACTGATCAAGGCGGACGGAAGCTACACCTACTTTGCTGCGGACATCGCCTACCACAAGAACAAGTACGACCGGGGTTTTGATCGGGTCATCAATATCTGGGGCGCCGATCATCACGGGTACGTGGCGCGCATGAAGGCCGCGGTAGCCGCACTCGGACACGAGGGTGCGCTCGACGTGGTCATCGGTCAGCTCGTCAACCTGTTCCGTGACGGCGAGGCCGTGCGCATGAGCAAGCGCACCGGCGAGATGGTGACCTTCGAGGAGCTCGTTGCAGAGGTGGGCCCCGACGCGGCGCGCTACTGGTTTCTGCGGCGTTCCACAGACCAGCAGGTCGACTTCGACATCGCGGTGGCCAAGCAGCAGTCCGCCGACAACCCCGTCTACTACGTGCAGTACGCCTACGCGCGCATCTGCTCGATCCTGCGCAAGGCGGCGGGGGAGGGTGCCGACGCGGATGCGGTCGATGCCGTCGCAGACGCCTTGATCGCTCCTGACACCGATCTGTCCGCGCTCCAGGCCGACGCGGAGCTTGCTCTCATGCGCAAACTCGACGAGTTCGGCGAAGTGGTCGAGCTTGCCTCGCGTGAGCTGGCTCCGTACAAGCTGACCCGTTATGCCGAGGAGCTGGCGGCCTCGTTCCACCAGTTCTACGCCCAGTGTCGGGTGGTCGATCCCGATGCTCCCGATGTGACGGCGGCGCGGCTCTTCGCGGTGGACGCTACCCGCCGTGCGCTGCGCTGCGCGTTGAGTCTTCTGGGAGTAAGCACACCAGAGCGCATGTAG
- a CDS encoding NADH-quinone oxidoreductase subunit N, protein MTGYALLVPELLVLIAIAWGLFSSHLPGRDRGAAYVGVVLVLVAAVAAALATAGQTLFGGALVFDETARFARVGTLVLAAVWLLWTAGRGEGRTREATALALFATMGALLMSCAADLVTIVLALELATMPAYVLVGYRRNRFTGLEGALKYFLLSLLTSLVMMYGLSFLYGVTGTTRLSEFDLSTAGTLGLLAMLLTFVGVFAKLSAAPFHYWAPDAYEGAEAWSVAFVSTVPKVAGAVVFVRLVAAIVPTAPIGATMVLIAAVASMVLGNLAALTQSDIRRMMAYSGVAHTGYLMLGAAGITAAGYGAAVFYALAYAIPSLGLMLLVAEEGVTVDDFAGFFSRRPAAAWGTVIMLASLIGIPPLVGFFGKLYVFSSALAAGLAPWVVVAVLTSVVSAAYYLRIVRSAFFAVPAQERTPLASSPAASIAILACVAATVALGLAAGPLLGWLGI, encoded by the coding sequence ATGACGGGCTACGCACTCCTCGTTCCTGAGCTGCTCGTCCTCATCGCAATTGCGTGGGGACTGTTCTCCTCGCACCTTCCGGGGCGGGATCGGGGCGCGGCGTACGTCGGTGTCGTGCTGGTGCTCGTGGCGGCGGTGGCCGCTGCGCTTGCGACGGCCGGCCAGACCCTCTTCGGGGGGGCTCTCGTCTTTGACGAGACGGCACGCTTCGCGCGCGTGGGCACGCTGGTTCTGGCTGCGGTCTGGCTGCTATGGACCGCCGGCAGAGGAGAGGGCCGCACGCGTGAAGCCACGGCACTCGCGCTGTTCGCGACGATGGGCGCGCTGCTCATGTCGTGCGCGGCTGATCTGGTGACGATAGTCCTCGCTCTGGAGCTGGCGACGATGCCCGCCTACGTTCTGGTCGGCTACCGCCGGAATCGGTTCACCGGCCTTGAGGGAGCGCTCAAGTACTTCCTGCTCTCGCTGCTCACATCGCTCGTGATGATGTACGGACTGTCGTTCCTCTACGGCGTCACGGGCACCACCAGGCTGTCTGAGTTCGATCTGTCCACGGCGGGCACCCTCGGCCTGCTTGCCATGCTGCTCACGTTCGTAGGCGTGTTCGCGAAGCTCTCGGCGGCACCCTTCCACTACTGGGCTCCGGATGCGTACGAGGGCGCAGAGGCGTGGTCGGTGGCCTTCGTCTCGACCGTCCCGAAGGTGGCCGGTGCGGTGGTGTTCGTGAGGCTCGTGGCGGCTATCGTGCCCACGGCGCCCATCGGCGCCACGATGGTGCTCATCGCCGCGGTCGCATCCATGGTGCTCGGCAACCTAGCCGCTCTGACGCAGTCCGACATCCGGCGGATGATGGCCTACTCCGGTGTCGCACACACCGGCTACCTCATGCTGGGGGCCGCCGGCATCACCGCCGCAGGCTACGGGGCCGCCGTCTTCTACGCGCTCGCCTACGCGATACCCTCGCTCGGGCTGATGCTGCTGGTAGCCGAGGAGGGCGTGACCGTTGACGACTTCGCGGGCTTCTTCAGCCGGCGCCCGGCCGCAGCGTGGGGCACGGTGATCATGCTCGCCTCGCTCATCGGCATTCCGCCCCTCGTGGGCTTCTTCGGGAAGCTCTACGTCTTCTCCTCAGCCCTGGCGGCCGGACTCGCCCCCTGGGTTGTGGTCGCGGTACTGACGAGCGTGGTCTCGGCGGCGTACTACCTGCGCATCGTGCGCTCCGCATTCTTCGCGGTGCCGGCGCAGGAGCGGACTCCGCTGGCCAGCTCTCCTGCGGCATCCATCGCGATTCTGGCGTGCGTTGCCGCCACGGTGGCACTGGGGCTCGCGGCCGGTCCGCTGCTGGGGTGGCTCGGCATCTAG
- a CDS encoding trypsin-like peptidase domain-containing protein → MTDFGNDPAAPADSRNESGAPDPHRTAAEISREVQGADWHVHSEPEPTGSEGESIAWMADADTHLSDIEAHQVTPPAVMGPLPVCEYTGDDDEPCEEPAVQRRWSSAAVVTAAAVGSVVGGLFVAAGLVWALGLVPGVEPLTASTKEAEPTVNKVTISPGSMADVSEAVAAKVVPSVVNVTVVSEAYNPFTGARVEQAAGNGSGVIVRSDGYILTNNHVIEGADRVFVTVGVDDVPATVVGTDPSSDLAVLKIEGSGYPAIEVGSSKELNVGEYVMAVGSPFGLEKSVTVGIVSALDRADIVSGGEEITTYTNLIQTDAAINPGNSGGALVDDRGRLVGINTLIQSPSGAVGAPQSAGIGFAIPVDFAVDISKQLIANGRAVHPYLGVSTQTVNQSVASQFGLPVTEGALVRFVQPESPAELAGIERGDIIVKIGERTVGGVEDVFAAIRENRVGDEVGVELVRGEARRTLAVTLGSDADRR, encoded by the coding sequence ATGACTGACTTCGGCAACGACCCCGCTGCCCCCGCTGACTCCAGGAATGAGTCCGGCGCCCCTGATCCTCACCGCACCGCCGCAGAGATCTCACGTGAGGTGCAAGGTGCCGACTGGCACGTCCATTCTGAGCCCGAGCCGACGGGGTCGGAGGGAGAGTCCATCGCATGGATGGCCGACGCCGACACCCACCTATCGGATATCGAGGCCCATCAGGTCACGCCTCCTGCAGTCATGGGGCCGCTTCCGGTCTGCGAGTACACGGGAGACGATGACGAGCCGTGCGAAGAGCCCGCGGTCCAGCGGCGTTGGTCGAGTGCCGCGGTCGTCACCGCGGCCGCAGTGGGGTCGGTGGTCGGAGGTTTGTTCGTGGCGGCCGGACTCGTGTGGGCCTTGGGGTTGGTGCCGGGAGTCGAACCGCTGACGGCCTCGACGAAAGAGGCCGAACCCACGGTGAACAAGGTGACCATCAGCCCGGGCAGCATGGCTGACGTGTCTGAGGCCGTCGCCGCCAAGGTCGTGCCGTCCGTCGTCAACGTGACCGTCGTGTCCGAAGCATACAACCCCTTCACGGGTGCGCGCGTGGAGCAGGCGGCAGGCAACGGCTCGGGTGTGATCGTGCGCTCGGATGGCTACATCCTCACGAACAACCACGTCATCGAAGGCGCGGATCGGGTCTTCGTGACCGTTGGCGTGGATGATGTCCCCGCGACCGTTGTCGGCACCGACCCGTCAAGCGACCTCGCCGTGCTCAAGATCGAGGGAAGCGGATACCCCGCCATCGAAGTGGGCTCGTCCAAGGAACTCAACGTCGGAGAGTACGTCATGGCCGTGGGGAGCCCCTTCGGTTTGGAGAAGTCGGTCACCGTGGGAATCGTGTCCGCGCTGGACAGAGCCGACATAGTGAGCGGTGGCGAAGAGATCACCACATACACCAACCTCATTCAGACCGATGCCGCGATAAACCCCGGCAACTCCGGGGGCGCATTGGTCGACGATCGCGGTCGGCTGGTGGGAATCAACACGCTGATCCAGTCGCCGTCCGGAGCCGTCGGAGCGCCGCAGTCGGCAGGAATCGGTTTCGCTATACCGGTGGACTTTGCCGTGGACATATCCAAGCAGCTCATCGCCAACGGCCGTGCCGTCCATCCGTACCTGGGCGTCAGCACGCAGACCGTCAACCAGAGCGTCGCCTCGCAGTTCGGTCTGCCCGTGACCGAAGGTGCGTTGGTGCGCTTCGTGCAGCCTGAATCTCCTGCTGAGTTGGCTGGTATCGAGCGGGGCGACATCATCGTCAAGATCGGCGAGCGTACCGTCGGCGGCGTCGAAGACGTGTTCGCAGCGATCAGAGAGAACCGCGTGGGCGATGAGGTCGGGGTGGAGCTGGTGCGAGGTGAGGCGCGGCGTACGCTTGCGGTGACCCTCGGATCGGATGCCGATCGACGGTGA
- a CDS encoding NADH-quinone oxidoreductase subunit M, with amino-acid sequence MLSWIVFLPLLGVALCALLPKSQAHNAKWIALAVTVGDLVLASLMLLRFDVAASGMQFVTDRAWVPQAGIRYTMGVDGMSAPLVALSALLTLLAVVASWKIDKKPAFYFSMLLLLQVGMNGVFSALDFVLFYVFWELVLVPMYFLIAQWGGPRREYAAIKFFLYTLLGSVFMLIGIIVLRLQLDTFSLTELAKLGPTLPADVQWWLFAAFFFGFAVKVPVFPLHTWLPDAHVEAPTAGSVLLAGVLLKMGTYGFLRISLPVLPEGFASWQFAIGVIAVFSIIYGAAVSFAQTDVKKLVAYSSVSHMGFAMLGIAAGTAAGLNGAMAVNISHGLTTGMLFLMIGMVYDRTHTRQISELSGLANQMPVIAGLMAFASFASMGLPGLSGFVGEFLSLLGAWQSTALDAWLVIAAVLGVLFGAAYMLWMLQRVVMGQPSHVVADQPDASIREIATVVPLVVLIVVIGVYWDALLRFTDPAMTALAKVVGG; translated from the coding sequence GTGCTGAGCTGGATCGTTTTCCTGCCGCTTCTGGGAGTTGCGCTCTGTGCGCTGCTCCCGAAGAGCCAGGCACACAATGCGAAGTGGATCGCGCTGGCGGTGACCGTCGGTGACCTTGTTCTGGCGAGCCTCATGCTGCTGCGCTTTGACGTGGCCGCAAGCGGAATGCAGTTCGTCACTGACAGGGCGTGGGTCCCGCAAGCCGGGATCCGCTACACGATGGGGGTCGACGGCATGTCGGCACCGCTCGTGGCCCTGTCTGCGCTGCTGACGCTACTGGCGGTGGTCGCCAGCTGGAAGATCGACAAGAAGCCCGCGTTCTACTTCTCCATGCTTCTGCTGCTGCAGGTGGGCATGAACGGGGTCTTCTCGGCACTCGACTTCGTCTTGTTCTACGTCTTCTGGGAGCTGGTCCTGGTCCCGATGTACTTCCTCATCGCACAGTGGGGCGGGCCGCGTCGCGAGTACGCCGCCATCAAGTTCTTCCTCTACACGCTGCTGGGGTCGGTGTTCATGCTGATCGGCATCATCGTGCTGCGCCTGCAGCTGGACACCTTCAGCCTCACCGAGCTTGCGAAGCTGGGGCCCACGCTGCCCGCCGACGTGCAGTGGTGGCTGTTTGCCGCGTTCTTCTTCGGCTTTGCCGTGAAGGTGCCGGTGTTCCCGCTCCACACCTGGCTGCCCGATGCCCACGTTGAGGCGCCGACCGCGGGTTCGGTACTGCTCGCCGGCGTGCTGCTCAAGATGGGCACCTACGGCTTCTTGCGCATCTCGTTGCCGGTGCTGCCCGAGGGGTTCGCGTCGTGGCAGTTCGCCATCGGGGTCATCGCGGTGTTCTCGATCATCTACGGTGCGGCCGTGTCCTTCGCGCAGACTGATGTGAAGAAGCTCGTCGCGTACTCCTCGGTGTCTCACATGGGCTTTGCCATGCTGGGCATAGCGGCGGGCACGGCTGCGGGCCTCAACGGCGCGATGGCCGTCAACATCAGCCACGGCCTGACAACCGGCATGCTCTTCCTCATGATCGGCATGGTCTACGACCGTACCCATACCCGCCAGATCTCCGAGCTCTCGGGGCTGGCCAACCAGATGCCGGTCATCGCCGGGCTCATGGCGTTCGCATCGTTCGCCTCGATGGGCCTGCCCGGGCTTTCCGGGTTCGTGGGCGAGTTCCTGTCGCTCCTGGGTGCGTGGCAGTCGACCGCGCTCGACGCGTGGCTCGTCATAGCGGCTGTTCTGGGCGTGCTGTTCGGCGCTGCGTACATGCTGTGGATGCTGCAGCGTGTGGTCATGGGTCAGCCCAGTCACGTCGTCGCCGATCAGCCGGACGCAAGCATCCGTGAGATCGCGACGGTCGTGCCTCTCGTCGTGCTCATCGTGGTCATCGGCGTGTACTGGGACGCTCTGCTGCGCTTCACGGATCCCGCCATGACCGCCCTGGCGAAGGTGGTCGGTGGCTAG